AGTCAAAACAGGCATGCAGTAATTTAAAGAACATGAGAAAGCTTTTTGAGTAAAACCACAACTGATTTCCCTTGTATTATTCTCATTATTTggaacattattttcttttgattggcTCAGAGAGTCTCCCATCAGTTATTTTCCTGATGCTGGAGGACCCAACTCTAATTCTGCATAATATTGGCGCTCTGTCTGTGTAGATGTGCTGGTTTTGTATTTGCAACACAAAATGAATCCATTCTCAGTGAGTCAACTGACTCCCTAACTGCCTCAGTGAGAGATACTGCTTGaaacatttctttctccatcttagtCTCAGATTTGACTGGGCGTGCGTCAAATCGGAAGCTCCTCTGAACGGGAGCCACTGTCTCTGGCAGCACTTTCACATCACAGCACAACTGAACTTCTGGAGCATCTAcagctttcctttctttatcAAGGGAATCAaagatcttttctttcctttcaatgTGGGTTTTGGGGGGTGTTATCTTGATACCTGTTTTATTATTTCGAATGCTAGACCTCTGAGGCTGAACATTCAGAAGCCCAGGTGCCCATATTACATCATGCAGCATTTGTTTAATGTTGATTTCAAAGCTGTCTCCCACTTTTCTCCTATTCAGAGTGTTATGTGCAGTGACAGAAAGCCTCAGGGAaaatgcagggtttttttttttcactttaataattttatgcttgaCACTGAGTACATTTTTTGGtcttaatgatttctttttctgacttTGAAAGGTCTTGTGGCAACTGCACATAAGTCCTTTGTCAAgtcttctttgtcttctgtaaTATTACCATAgagtgtttttgtgggatttccACAAAATGGGACCCTACATTCTGTTGTTTCAATTAAATACTCACTAGCCAATGAGTTCTCTGGCCTTAAAGGTCGGTGCTAGGAACCTACAGCCTCCTTTCTGTCTGTAGGCTTGTCTGTCCTTTGCTTTACTTCAACTTGTAGTGGATATGTCAAGGGACATGGGCTAGTCACCCGTACTGTCTGTGTAGAATTAGTCTGTGACtgtacttctttctctttcctttgagTTTTTCTGGTTCTCGAACAGATCTGTCACATTTCTAATTGGGCACATTTGTACTTTTGCTTCAGACATATGCTGCCTCTGAGATCTTCTGCCAGTGGTTGAACTGTTTGtctacttttttcttcttcctcactgTCCCACTCTTGTGGTTTTCTAAGTATGGAGCTCTTATCGATAtacttcctgtattttcttttcatctagTAGTTTCTTTTGCTTTAGTGCAGTGTGACTATAATTTATTGTCAGTGTGCCTTCAttggtttttaatttattacatattttccATATCAAAGGGTTCAGAAATGGTAGCCTGCATGG
This DNA window, taken from Cricetulus griseus strain 17A/GY chromosome 2, alternate assembly CriGri-PICRH-1.0, whole genome shotgun sequence, encodes the following:
- the LOC113831124 gene encoding LOW QUALITY PROTEIN: uncharacterized protein LOC113831124 isoform X2 (The sequence of the model RefSeq protein was modified relative to this genomic sequence to represent the inferred CDS: inserted 3 bases in 2 codons; deleted 2 bases in 2 codons; substituted 4 bases at 4 genomic stop codons) — translated: NAEELKVSTPKIRRCLSRDDVENDKNTVEIVLNFPGISLLISLRSQKYDKNELKDINVQVITGSINMKXXKPLTANITDYGNTSDSGKLEWNPRSNKKKKNRHQDERMPDPYHTAMQATISEPFDMENMNKLKTNEGTLTINYSHTALKQKKLLDEKKIQXKYIDKSSILRKPQEWDSEEEEKSRQTVQPLAEDLRGSICLKQKYKCAQLEMXQICSRTRKTQRKEKEVQSQTNSTQTVRVTSPCPLTYPLQVEVKQRTDKPTDRKEAVGSXHRPLRPENSLASEYLIETTECRVPFCGNPTKTLYGNITEDKEDLTKDLCAVATRPXQSQKKKSLRPKNVLSVKHKIIKVKKKNPAFSLRLSVTAHNTLNRRKVGDSFEINIKQMLHDVIWAPGLLNVQPQRSSIRNNKTGIKITPPKTHIERKEKIFDSLDKERKAVDAPEVQLCCDVKVLPETVAPVQRSFRFDARPVKSETKMEKEMFQAVSLTEAVRESVDSLRMDSFCVANTKPAHLHRQSANIMQN